DNA sequence from the Eptesicus fuscus isolate TK198812 chromosome 7, DD_ASM_mEF_20220401, whole genome shotgun sequence genome:
aacaaaaggtatccaaagaggaccacaccaagacacatcataattaaaatgccaagagcaaaagacagagagaatattaaaagcagcaagagaaaaaacagttaattacctacaagggagtacccatacgactgtcagctgatttctcaacagaaactatgcaggccagatgggcgtggcaagaaatattcaaagtgatgaatagcaagaacctacaaccaagattactctacccagcaaagctatcattcagaattgaatgtcagataaagagcttcacagataagaaaaagctaaaggagttcaccaccaccaaaccagtattatatgaaatgcttgctgaaaggtattctttaagaagaggaagaagaagaaaaaggtaaagataaaaattatgaacaacaaatacatgtctatcaacaagtgaatctaaaaatcaagtgaataaaaaatctgatgaacagaataatctggtgaatataatagaatcaggggcatagaaagggagtggactgacaatcctcggggggggggaggggtgtggggggtgcgggaagagactggacaaaaaccatacacctatggatgaggacatgggggggggcgggtaagggcatggggtggggtgagaactgggtggaggggagctatgggggggggggaagaggaacaactgtaataatgtgaacaataaagatttaataaaaaaaaaaaaaaaagttctattgggatggtatccacaaatgaCGTGAAatatggggaaatgtgtagctaacaatggacattactttgaataaagcacttttgatgtttctcttgaaattatcgtgttttctttgattacaaaatccaccaatattaaccggtacacctagtagctATGAGAAGAACTTTATCTTCTCAGAGAAATACCTTTGGGCCAGGATCTAAGTCAAGTTTACATAATTTGAGTTTTAGGCCTAGCAGCCACTACCACCCCTTGCTCCCAGacaaatcatattttaattttgtttttccctgCTCCAGCTTTTGTCAGTATCTAGTTACATAATTAAGATGGGGACCGATAGCCTTTGCAGTttggatttttaatattttttttactcagcttgggctggagggagaagacCAAACAAGGACGTATATAGGTGAGTGATAAAGGTCCTTGATGTGTGAAATAGTATTTTTGTGATGTgtgaaaatgacttttttttaaattgttttcagagaggaaggaagagggagagagaaacatcagtaatgagagagaatcactgattggctggacgcccacactggggatcaagcccgaaaaccgggcatgtgccctaattgggaatctaaccatgatctcctagttcataggtcgaagctcaactactgagctacgtCAGCCGGGCTGAAAATGACTTTTGAGATGAAACCTGGAAAGATAACATCACTTAAGCCACTATAGTTATCACCCCCTTTGCCACTGAACTAGTCAAGAGATTTAATGAGATGTTTGAAGAAAAAGGAATGTTCTGACTCTGGTCATATATCTACAGTATCCTGATGAGAAAAGGCTGGAGGGCCTGTCAAAGCAACTGGACTGGGATGTCCGAAAAATCCAATGCTGGTTTCGCCATCGGAGGAATCAGGACAAGCCCCCAACGCTCACTAAATTCTGTGAAAGCATGTAGGTgtgcagagggaggtggggagtgaggagaagggaggagtgtgAGTGGACTGAGgttttctttttggaaattaCTTGTATTATTAGGACAACAGTCGATGAATGTGCAGGGCTAACTATATTTATTATAGGCAGGAAAGAAGAGCACGGGGAGACTAGTCACCCTTTCTTGGACGATCTTGCCACTAAGCTAAATGTAGTTCCCTTTCCCAAATACATAGATTGGGAGTGAATTCCTGTAACTGTACTTACGTTGGTAGACATGCACACCCTTGTACACCTTGATAGCAATAGTACCAGCTTGCTCTAAATGGACTTTTTGATGGGCAGCATCCCTTTTCTGGGCATACTATACTTATTTCACTGGGTTTTTACTAATTCCCTTCTGGACACAGAGCACTGTATTTATCGTTGTGCAAAGAAAATATTAGGCATTATTATCAAGGAGTATGATATGGAAGAAAAGTTGATTAAAGCCAGTATACACTTGTGGAAATCTATTTTAAACAGCCAAAAGATGTCTCCTTTGACTTTTGCGGTAACAGTATTTGTTCCTATTATGGGGACTTATCTTCTTTTTCACCAGTAACTATCTTATCTCCAAATCTGCTATCTTGACTTCTTTAGCCCCAAAGACTTTCTTTTGAGTGAATATTCATCTAACCTCTACTCTTTGCCCACCCAGGTGGAgattcactttttatttatgtatattctGCTACGGAATTAGATTTCTTTGGTCGGTGAGTGTGAACTTCCTCTGATCTTCTTTTGGGTTCTAATCATGCCCACATCTCTAGAGAATAATTGGTATTGATTAAATCAGCATAAGCACAATGGTTTACAAAGCACTTGACAAAAAACCTTATTCTTCCAAGGATGAGACGGTTACAGAAATGGAGTCAGTAACTCTTTAAAGTGGGTAAAATTGGTATAATTCCTGCTTTTCAGTTAGTTGCCAGAGTCAAGGaatttcagattttttgatttctgattacatgttttttatttcacagCACCACCCTATTTTTCTAAATGATATAATTAAggtttcaaaatatatgaagcaaaaagaGGCAGAACTAAAGGATGGGGATAGACAAATACACATCAGATTGTGTATACTTAAAGATTTTAATACTCTCATCAGTAGTTGACTAAATCACTAGACAAAAAATATCACTAAGGATATAGTTTTGTACAATACAGTCAAACAATTTGACCTAATTGACACTTAAGAAGAACATTACACCAACAGCTGaagaacatatataattttttttaatatatttcattgatattttacagagaggaagggagagggagagaaagtcagaaacatggatgagagagaaacattaatcagctgcctcctgaaacccccccttcccccccacactggggatgtgcctgcaaccaaggtacatgcccttgaccggaatcgaacctgggacccttgagtccgcaggccggcgctctatccacttagccaaaccggttagggcgaacatatatcatttttaagtgcacatgggATGTCAACTAAGATAGACCATGTGATAGGCCAGATAATAAATCTCTGCCTCCTGGTGCTTACTATAGGCTGTGTTCTTATACTGACTGTACAAAAAGAGGAAGCAGAATAAACCCACCCCTTATATACCTCAGCCTAGGCCCTTTGTCTGGTCTGTATTGTGACTGGAAGGAGGGcatggagaatgaatgaatgaatctcagTAAATCTTAAAATACTGAATTCTTACAAAATATGTTCTCTgatcataataaaattaaattagagatcaataataataatgaaataccCATAAAATGTTTGGAAGTTAAACAATTCTGCTACATAATCCGTGGATCAAACAAGAAATcagaagggaaattttaaaatgtttttaattgaacgATGCTGAAATTACAACATGCCAAAATTTATGTGATGCAGCTAAAGTATGCTTAGAGAGAAATTTACAACTTTAAATGTTTAtgttagaaaaagagaaagcttTAAAATCAGTGATCTAATAAGATctggaaaaagaagaacaaagttaaatCCGAAATAagttaaaggaaagaaataataaaaaaataagtaaaaattaatgaaataggcATTAGACAAACAATGGAGGAAACTAATAAagccaaaagttggttctttgaaacaTTTGATTGAATTTGATAAACCCCtcgaaaaaagaaaacaaatcaatatcAAGGAGAAAAAGGGATTATCGCTGTAGACACTGAAAGGATAATAAGACAAGATTATGAACTATTTAATAGTAACAAATTCAACAACTTAGGTGAAATGGGCAAATTTCTTATAGGACATAATTAAAACTCCATTAGAAGTTATTACTTTTATCTTTTGAATCTTTGACATAGAGATCTTTCTCTTGGTTAACAAATGGAATTATTAtcttcctgtcttcctgtctCCTCCTTCCCAGGTGATGATGCTTTCAAAAACTATCCTAGAGCTCTCCCTGCCCTTATTTACCTCAAAGCATGATTTTTCTATTTGTAATAACACTTTAAGTCCTAGAAGAGAAATCTAGATATTTATTTAGCCTTCAAGGATTTCTAAATTCTGTCAAGAGGGATTACTTTTCACCCTATAGCATAGAGAGAACAGGATTATATAAGTGAGCCATGGGAGAATTCTGAAGACTGACCTGGATTATCTGTTTTTTCTTAGTCACCTTGGTTTTGGGACACCCGACAGTGCTGGCATAGCTATCCATATCAGGTAGGATCGGAgcatttatgtatgtgtataaaatAGAGTAGGGGACAGTGCAATCACAGGACAGATAGCACATTTCCTTGGTATTCTTAAGGGATTAGGGGCTGAGTCTCTTTGAGTCATATATAAAGGGTATCTATTTCTGGGGTCCCCGTAGCTGTGAAATCCAGGgatcttttttttccagttcccCATTTTATTCACTATATTCCCCTAATTGGGCTGGAAACAAAAGCAGCTTTCTGGCACTTAATGAAGTGCTTTCTGGTTCAGGTGTCATTTTTGAATCAAGGGTAACTTGGAGTCCCCTTAATCTATACTATAAAAAGGTCAGGAGTGGAAGAAGGAAAGGCCTAAGTATATTTAATCCCTTAAAAAGCATTAATTGCCCAGAATTTTAGATACACTAATTTGATTGCGCTGTAGTATGTATTAACTTTATCTGATCTCTAAAAGATGAGAGCTgaacatatatatcctatataataaaagcctaatatgcgaagtgtccgactgttgaccagtcgctatgacgcgcactgaccaccagggggcagacgctccaactggtaggttagcttgctgctggggtccagccaatcgggccgaacatgccctggagccctcccgcagtccctccccagttcgatcatgcaccagtggggtccctcggcctggcctgcaccctctcccaatccgggacccctcagggaacaTCAGAGAgtcggttttggcccgatcccctcaggccaggctgagggaccccactgatgcaccaGTCCATGCACCAGGTTTAAGTCTCCATACCAACCCAAAGCCTGTTGTTAGCTATTAAAGATCTTGGAAGATGATGAGGAGAAAAGACTTAAGTCATTTCTTAAGTTTTTTATGGCTCTTGGTCCTCCAAGGCAGAGATAGTTGCAGACATAGAATGAATCTTTGACTAGCTGGTATTCTAActacttctttctctctttcagccTCTCACAAGTGGGCTTTATTACTATTATATCATGGAATTGGCCTTTTATTGGTCTCTAATGTTTTCTCAGTTTACAGACATTAAAAGAAAGGTAAGGACACTGGTTCCCTCGATTCCTCCTTATTGCATCCTCCTTCCTAGCAGCTACCATTACTGCCATTGTGATGAATTCTCTGTCCTGACTGGGACCACAAAAGAGGGAGAAAGTAGGTTTGATGGGACTATTAGTTCTTTGTAATGTTCTCAGAAATGAGACTTGACTAATGAAGAAGTATATTTGAGGCCTTCAGGGTAGCCAAGATGAGAACAGTTAACAAGCTAAGTGtacccttttctttatttttctccaaggCTCTTACATGTGTAAAGCTCAGGAAACTAGTCAGAACTTAGGGATAGCAAGGCGTGATACAGGACAGGCCAGAATCCATAAAGGCTAAATTTGGCTTTTGCTTGGCATTAGGGGCCCttgttctctttctgcttttccttcttGGTGACCCCACTTACTCAGAATTTCAACAGGAAGGGGTTCTAGATTATTTTGTTTACCATTTCCTTGCTATTATTTAGGAAACAAAGATTCAGAAAAGTAAGTTGACTTGTCCACATAGTGACAAATTTGGAAATGACTTAAGTTTTTTATAAGTAGACAATTTTCACCTCTTATTGTTGTCCACCTGACATAATGTAGTTCCAGCAGCTCTAGTCCTAATCTGTTACTAACTTATGGTTATTTTTGGTGAGAAAACCAACGTTAGCATTTATGGGAATGGACTGAAACTAATCTGGGTTGTTGATTTTTACATAACCTACAAGCTTGATACTCCAATCTGGTGCCTTTCACTCTCCTATGGTCAGGAGACACAGGTTCccttattaaaattttgttttaatacatgacacaaatataaaagtttaaaaatgtactAGAATGTATACTTTTGAACCCATCCTCAACTCAAGAACTAGAATATATCACTGTATCTGTCTATGTGGAAAACATAACTTTTCATCCTTGTttctcctgccttctcccacctTCTGTCCCTCACTGGGCTAAGAAGTATTTATTAGCTATGTCTGATAACTCAGGTATTTAGAGATTTCTTCAGGTCAACCCTTGGCATTGGAATCCAAGAAGAAATTagagctttttgttgttgtttttgttaatcctcaccagagatatttttccctttgatttttttagagagagtgcgggggcgaaagacagagagagagagagagagagagagagagagagagagagagagagtctggtagagacatcgatgtgatagagacacatcgaccaaccggttgcctcccacacatgccccgacagGGGCTGAGacccgaacctgcaacctaggtatgtgcccatgaccaggaattgagctgaCACCCTTTGATGTGCAGGCTGGCGCTCCAACCAtttgggccacactggccaggactaaatTAGAGCTTTTTAACCTGCTTTAAGCTATATTAACATAGATTATGGGTCACTGATGTAGAGAGTTTGGGTCAAATGCTAGGCAGCTTctttttcttcaatatattttattgattttttacagagaggaagggagagggatagagagttagaaacgtcaatgagagagaaacatcgatcagctacctcctgtacacgccctactggggatgtgcctgcaaccaaggtacatgcccttggccagaatcgaacctgggacccttcagtccagtccgcaggctgacgctctatccactgagccaaactggttagggcctagACAGCTTCTTAATGGAGAGTTTAAACAGAATGGAACTTCTAAGGCTGGGATAAGATCTTCAGAGAACAATGCAGGGCATTGAGTTGGCTAGCGTCTCTATGGCCTTGCCTATACCTGCTGCTTCTATTTCCATTCCTTCCTAGGACTTCCTGATCATGTTTGTGCATCACTTGGCCACCATTGGGCTCATCACCTTCTCATATATCAACAACATGGTTCGGGTAGGAACTCTGGTCATGTGTCTACATGATGCCTCAGACTTCTTGCTGGAGGTAAGACCCTAATTCCTTTTCCCTTGTTATTCCTCTATTTCTCTCCTTTGCTTCCTGAGAATGGGCTTTCTCCTcaatttaattcttcttttctccAGGCAGCCAAGCTGGCCAATTATGCCAAATATCAGCGTCTCTGTGACACCCTTTTTGTGATCTTCAGTGCTGTTTTTATGGTCACTCGTCTAGGAATCTACCCATTCTGGTAAGTGTTAGAGCTGTGGAGCTGTCGTAGGAATGTAGCTAATGATACCTTTTGTCAGTTTAGGGAGTAAACCACCAAGAACCTGATGCCCTGCTTTTTCCTTGACCTAACCTAACCTTTATGGATTCTCACAGGACCTCAGTTCCCTTGCATAGTATTTCTAGTGAGGCATAATCCAGACTCAGAGCATCCAACTCACTGGCTGTGGCTTTCCTGAATCATCTCTGAGGAACAGTCCTCATTTTATGTCTAAGTAattca
Encoded proteins:
- the CERS5 gene encoding ceramide synthase 5 isoform X3 is translated as MLASRTVVLISPNPMPSLKRCSYLLLSILMRKGWRACQSNWTGMSEKSNAGFAIGGIRTSPQRSLNSVKACRWRFTFYLCIFCYGIRFLWSSPWFWDTRQCWHSYPYQPLTSGLYYYYIMELAFYWSLMFSQFTDIKRKDFLIMFVHHLATIGLITFSYINNMVRVGTLVMCLHDASDFLLEAAKLANYAKYQRLCDTLFVIFSAVFMVTRLGIYPFWILNTTLFESWEMIGPYPSWWLFNGLLLILQVLHVIWSYLIARIAFKALIRGKVSKDDRSDVESSSEEEDVTTNAKSFCGSSSSNGSSWVNGHMGGSYWAEE
- the CERS5 gene encoding ceramide synthase 5 isoform X4, coding for MRKGWRACQSNWTGMSEKSNAGFAIGGIRTSPQRSLNSVKACRWRFTFYLCIFCYGIRFLWSSPWFWDTRQCWHSYPYQPLTSGLYYYYIMELAFYWSLMFSQFTDIKRKDFLIMFVHHLATIGLITFSYINNMVRVGTLVMCLHDASDFLLEAAKLANYAKYQRLCDTLFVIFSAVFMVTRLGIYPFWILNTTLFESWEMIGPYPSWWLFNGLLLILQVLHVIWSYLIARIAFKALIRGKVSKDDRSDVESSSEEEDVTTNAKSFCGSSSSNGSSWVNGHMGGSYWAEE